In Reichenbachiella agarivorans, one genomic interval encodes:
- a CDS encoding CapA family protein yields the protein MVRIISVFVLVIAVVGCKVQQPSSSQSTVPVEPPVAADTVAQEPDYYVTQLGDTLETLGEEVSIEMYRVLKDTVSIIGVGDIMMGTNFPDKGYLPPNQGKDLWTEVFDTLKQADVTFGNLEGVILDEGGTQKTCNNPKVCYLFRSPEYMLDNLVDAGFDVVSLANNHAGDFGNEGRRNTMKALDSVKINYAGLISAPYTIFEREGMKYGMVAFSPNTGTILIHDTAQAKALVSKLDTLVDILIVSFHAGAEGQDHQHVTREREYFYGEDRGNVYEFARMLIDHGADVVFGHGPHVTRAVDVYKDRFIAYSLGNFCTYGRFNLSGPKGVAPIIKVQTTGEGKFLYGQIIPTYQPGAGGPKIDLNNRAIKIIKSLTEKDFPESNLRIDDSGIITYLNR from the coding sequence ATGGTGAGAATCATTAGTGTTTTTGTGTTGGTCATAGCTGTTGTGGGGTGTAAGGTGCAACAGCCCAGTAGTTCGCAATCTACAGTTCCTGTTGAGCCACCAGTGGCAGCAGATACCGTTGCTCAGGAACCCGATTATTATGTGACTCAGTTGGGAGATACCTTGGAGACACTGGGGGAAGAAGTATCCATCGAAATGTACCGCGTACTCAAAGATACCGTATCGATCATCGGCGTGGGAGATATTATGATGGGGACCAATTTCCCTGACAAGGGTTATTTACCTCCTAATCAAGGCAAAGATCTCTGGACAGAAGTATTTGACACCTTGAAACAAGCAGATGTGACTTTTGGTAATTTAGAAGGAGTGATTCTAGACGAAGGAGGGACACAAAAGACTTGCAACAATCCTAAAGTTTGTTACTTGTTTCGATCCCCAGAATACATGCTCGACAATTTGGTGGATGCTGGCTTTGATGTGGTCAGTCTCGCCAATAATCACGCAGGGGACTTTGGCAATGAAGGTCGCAGAAATACCATGAAGGCATTGGATTCAGTGAAGATTAATTATGCAGGCTTGATTTCAGCACCTTACACGATATTTGAACGAGAGGGGATGAAATATGGGATGGTTGCTTTTTCACCCAATACAGGGACGATATTGATTCATGATACTGCACAAGCCAAAGCTTTGGTGAGTAAACTGGATACGTTGGTGGATATTCTTATCGTGTCCTTTCATGCTGGTGCTGAGGGTCAGGATCATCAACATGTGACGCGTGAAAGAGAATACTTCTACGGAGAAGATCGAGGCAATGTATATGAGTTTGCAAGAATGTTGATCGATCATGGTGCAGATGTAGTTTTTGGGCATGGACCACACGTGACTCGTGCTGTAGATGTGTACAAAGATCGATTTATTGCCTATAGCTTGGGTAATTTTTGCACCTATGGTCGGTTCAATTTGAGTGGGCCTAAGGGTGTTGCGCCGATTATCAAAGTGCAGACAACTGGAGAAGGAAAATTCCTGTATGGACAAATCATCCCAACCTACCAGCCAGGAGCAGGAGGCCCGAAGATCGACTTGAATAATCGTGCAATTAAAATAATTAAGAGTCTTACAGAAAAAGATTTCCCTGAAAGCAACCTCAGGATTGACGATTCAGGTATAATTACTTATCTTAACCGCTGA
- a CDS encoding M23 family metallopeptidase translates to MARIKYYYDTESCKYERVKVSTWDIILNALGFLSLSLMLAAGMFIVYNKYFKSPVVAQLEKENEELLFYYDLLKGEMKSASEMLTSLQERDDNVYRVIFEAEPIPSSIRNAGVGGADRYKEIAEKGLERDDILMEAYAKIDKLKKQMYIQTKSYDELIEMASNKAAFYAALPAIQPVSNEELKRLSSGFGYRTDPILKTRKMHLGVDFSAPKGTPIYTTGDGVVSKVHTSFGGYGRYVEIDHGYGYETKYAHMSAFNVKEGQQVKRGECIGYVGNSGKSTAPHCHYEVSKDGKKINPVHFFYKDLNSSEYEEILRLASIENQALGSY, encoded by the coding sequence ATGGCTAGAATAAAATATTATTACGATACGGAATCATGTAAATATGAGCGTGTCAAAGTCTCCACCTGGGATATTATTTTAAATGCCCTTGGCTTTCTGTCTCTCTCCCTCATGTTGGCGGCAGGGATGTTTATTGTGTACAATAAGTATTTCAAATCACCTGTGGTGGCACAACTTGAAAAGGAGAATGAAGAGCTCTTGTTTTATTACGATCTACTCAAAGGAGAGATGAAAAGTGCCTCTGAGATGCTTACCTCTCTTCAAGAGCGAGATGACAATGTGTACCGTGTGATTTTCGAGGCAGAACCAATTCCATCTTCTATCAGAAATGCAGGTGTGGGAGGGGCAGATCGATACAAAGAGATTGCAGAAAAGGGACTCGAAAGAGATGATATTCTCATGGAGGCCTATGCGAAAATTGACAAGCTGAAAAAGCAGATGTATATACAGACCAAGTCCTATGACGAACTCATAGAAATGGCTAGTAACAAAGCGGCGTTTTATGCAGCACTGCCTGCTATTCAGCCTGTATCCAATGAGGAGTTGAAGAGACTTTCTTCAGGTTTTGGCTATAGAACTGATCCGATTCTGAAAACTAGGAAAATGCACTTGGGGGTTGATTTCTCTGCACCCAAAGGAACGCCTATATATACAACAGGAGATGGCGTGGTTTCCAAAGTTCATACTAGTTTTGGTGGTTATGGACGCTATGTGGAGATTGATCATGGCTATGGTTATGAAACCAAGTATGCGCACATGAGTGCTTTCAATGTCAAAGAAGGACAACAAGTCAAAAGAGGAGAATGCATAGGCTATGTAGGCAACTCTGGAAAATCAACTGCACCACACTGTCATTATGAAGTGAGCAAGGACGGAAAGAAAATCAATCCTGTGCATTTCTTCTACAAGGATTTGAACTCATCGGAGTATGAGGAGATACTCAGACTTGCATCTATCGAAAACCAAGCTTTGGGTTCTTACTAA
- the alaS gene encoding alanine--tRNA ligase, translated as MDSKEIRKRFLDFFERKQHEIVPSAPLVIHNDPTLMFTNAGMNQFKDYFLGNSDPSSKRIADTQKCLRVSGKHNDLEEVGLDTYHHTMFEMLGNWSFGDYFKKEAIQWAWELLTVEFGLPKDRLYASVFGGDEEDNMPLDQEALDLWKDIMPEERIVFGNKKDNFWEMGDTGPCGPCSEIHIDLRSDAEVAKIPGKDLVNNDHPQVVEIWNLVFMQFNRLANGSLQKLPAQHVDTGMGFERLAMAIQKKTSNYDTDVFTPLINFTADKAKVQYGQDEKTDIALRVISDHIRAIAFTIADGQLPSNNKAGYVIRRILRRAVRYGYTFLNFKEPFLYELLPVLAQQFDGVFPELVSQQDFVAKVIREEESSFLRTLDKGLTKLEVIKNQVENTTKVIDGKVAFELYDTYGFPFDLTSLIARENGLSVDEAAFKEEMQVQKNRSKQDAATSKGDWIEVKAIDEVVFLGYDAVKSTAQISKYREVEEKGKTLYHIVLDQTPFYAESGGQVGDTGFLADGDEKISIIDTKKENNLIIHFANQLPSNLEANFEAVVNTNKRLLTENNHSATHLLHAALRQVLGEHVQQKGSLVNEKILRFDFSHFAKMTDEEILKVERIVNAKIRENISLDEKRNVPIEEAKKLGAMALFGEKYGDFVRVITFDKAYSVELCGGTHVPATGHIGQFKIVSEGSVAAGVRRIEALTAESAEVYQLKQNEILQQVNELLNNPKDTVKAIESLVKEKQELTKMIEEINLEKGKQQKEILAQKIEKINAFNVLITEAELPNADTLKKIAFEFKNEVENLILIIAANIAGKPQIAVMFSDNLVNEHQLHAGNMVRDLAKEIQGGGGGQPFFATAGGNNLKGLSKVVTKAKELIESVTSHS; from the coding sequence ATGGATTCCAAAGAAATTAGAAAGCGTTTCTTAGATTTTTTCGAAAGAAAACAACACGAGATCGTACCTTCCGCCCCGCTGGTCATTCACAATGATCCCACATTGATGTTCACCAATGCTGGCATGAACCAATTCAAAGATTATTTTCTTGGCAACTCTGATCCATCTTCCAAAAGGATCGCTGACACACAGAAGTGCCTCAGAGTATCTGGTAAACACAATGATTTGGAAGAAGTGGGTCTAGACACCTACCACCACACCATGTTCGAAATGTTGGGCAACTGGTCATTTGGAGACTATTTCAAAAAAGAAGCCATCCAATGGGCTTGGGAGCTTTTGACTGTAGAGTTTGGCCTACCCAAAGACAGACTCTACGCATCCGTTTTCGGTGGAGATGAAGAAGACAACATGCCATTGGATCAAGAAGCTCTGGATCTCTGGAAAGACATCATGCCTGAAGAAAGAATTGTTTTTGGCAACAAAAAAGACAACTTCTGGGAAATGGGCGATACTGGGCCTTGTGGGCCTTGTTCGGAGATTCACATAGATTTGAGATCTGATGCAGAAGTAGCCAAAATCCCAGGCAAAGACTTGGTCAACAATGACCATCCACAAGTGGTCGAAATCTGGAATCTGGTATTCATGCAGTTCAACAGACTAGCCAACGGTTCCCTACAAAAATTACCCGCCCAACACGTAGATACAGGCATGGGTTTTGAGCGTCTGGCTATGGCGATTCAAAAGAAAACCTCCAACTACGATACAGACGTATTCACACCACTGATCAACTTCACGGCTGACAAGGCCAAAGTTCAGTATGGACAAGACGAAAAAACAGACATTGCCCTTCGAGTGATTTCGGATCACATCAGAGCCATTGCATTTACGATCGCGGATGGTCAGTTGCCATCCAACAACAAAGCAGGCTATGTCATCAGAAGAATCCTAAGAAGAGCGGTACGCTATGGCTATACTTTCTTGAATTTCAAAGAGCCATTCTTGTATGAGTTGTTACCCGTACTGGCACAGCAATTTGATGGTGTGTTTCCAGAATTGGTTTCTCAGCAAGACTTTGTCGCCAAAGTGATCAGAGAGGAAGAGTCGTCTTTCTTGCGAACACTGGACAAGGGATTAACCAAACTTGAAGTGATCAAAAACCAAGTAGAAAACACTACCAAGGTAATAGACGGCAAGGTGGCGTTCGAACTATACGACACCTACGGCTTTCCGTTTGATTTAACATCTTTGATCGCCAGAGAAAATGGTCTTTCTGTAGATGAAGCGGCCTTCAAAGAGGAAATGCAAGTCCAAAAGAACAGATCCAAGCAAGATGCTGCGACTTCCAAGGGAGACTGGATAGAAGTCAAAGCCATCGATGAAGTAGTCTTCTTAGGATATGATGCAGTCAAATCCACGGCGCAAATTTCCAAATACCGTGAGGTAGAAGAAAAAGGAAAAACTTTGTATCACATTGTATTGGATCAGACCCCATTCTATGCTGAAAGTGGCGGACAAGTGGGTGATACTGGTTTCCTAGCTGATGGAGATGAAAAAATCAGCATCATCGATACCAAAAAGGAAAACAACCTGATCATCCATTTTGCCAACCAACTACCAAGCAACTTGGAGGCAAATTTTGAAGCAGTCGTCAATACCAACAAAAGACTGTTGACCGAAAACAACCACAGTGCCACTCACCTTCTTCATGCAGCACTTAGACAAGTGCTCGGTGAACATGTGCAGCAAAAAGGTTCTTTGGTCAATGAAAAAATCTTGCGTTTCGATTTTTCACACTTTGCTAAGATGACAGATGAAGAAATCTTGAAAGTAGAAAGAATCGTCAATGCCAAAATCAGAGAAAACATTTCGCTAGACGAAAAGAGAAATGTACCTATCGAAGAGGCAAAAAAACTAGGTGCGATGGCTCTTTTTGGTGAAAAGTATGGCGATTTCGTACGGGTCATCACATTTGACAAAGCATACTCTGTAGAACTATGCGGTGGTACACACGTACCAGCGACAGGACATATTGGACAGTTCAAAATCGTTTCAGAAGGTTCTGTCGCGGCTGGTGTCCGCAGAATAGAAGCCTTGACAGCCGAATCTGCTGAAGTCTACCAATTGAAGCAAAACGAAATACTACAGCAAGTCAATGAATTGCTCAACAATCCCAAAGACACCGTGAAAGCCATTGAGTCTTTGGTCAAGGAAAAGCAAGAATTGACAAAGATGATAGAAGAGATCAATCTTGAAAAGGGTAAACAACAAAAGGAAATATTGGCTCAGAAGATTGAGAAAATCAACGCATTCAATGTGCTGATTACTGAGGCAGAACTACCCAATGCTGACACCCTCAAAAAGATCGCATTTGAATTTAAAAACGAAGTTGAGAACCTGATCCTAATTATTGCTGCTAATATTGCGGGTAAGCCACAGATTGCGGTGATGTTTTCAGACAACCTAGTCAATGAGCATCAATTGCACGCAGGCAACATGGTCAGAGATCTGGCCAAGGAGATCCAAGGCGGTGGTGGTGGTCAGCCCTTCTTTGCGACAGCAGGAGGCAATAACCTCAAAGGCTTGTCCAAAGTAGTGACAAAAGCCAAAGAATTAATCGAAAGTGTGACTAGTCATTCATAA
- the gatB gene encoding Asp-tRNA(Asn)/Glu-tRNA(Gln) amidotransferase subunit GatB, which translates to MKEKSSKYELVVGLEVHVQLATNSKLFASDKNSFGDAPNTNVSPITLAHPGTLPKPNEKAIEYAIKMGLACNCEIARVTSFDRKNYFYPDLPKGYQTTQDNQPICVGGYLDVKSGEDVKRIKFNRIHIEEDAGKSMHDSAHEGSLLDFNRAGTPLIEMVTEPEISTSEEAGNLLTEIRRIVRYLGVGDGNMEEGSLRCDANISLRKKGTETLGQKVEIKNMNSIRNVQRAIQHEVQRQSHLLDQGKKIKQETRGFDDATGKTTSQRTKEEANDYRYFPCPDLLPITVPESYLAEIKALMPKLPAQLAKELQTNYDLTEYDAEIISENQERANYFFHTAKICKHYKRIANWMIGPIKNYQSEHNLSSSDFPITAEKLHQLIELVESGKLNYSTASTRVFLSMIENPSKSAHEVAKELSLFQDNDESGLQKIVDEVLAEMPDKVKAFKNGKKGLLGLFMGEVMKRSKGKANPQITTKLINESLNK; encoded by the coding sequence TTGAAAGAAAAATCAAGTAAATACGAACTGGTAGTCGGTCTGGAAGTTCACGTTCAGCTCGCTACCAACAGCAAATTATTTGCATCTGACAAAAATAGTTTTGGCGATGCTCCCAACACCAATGTAAGTCCAATTACACTGGCGCATCCTGGGACGTTGCCCAAACCCAACGAAAAGGCCATAGAATACGCCATCAAAATGGGGTTGGCCTGTAATTGTGAAATCGCCAGAGTGACTTCTTTCGATCGAAAAAACTATTTCTATCCCGATCTACCCAAGGGCTACCAAACCACACAAGACAATCAGCCTATATGTGTAGGTGGATACTTAGATGTAAAGAGTGGTGAAGACGTCAAGCGCATTAAATTTAACCGTATTCACATCGAAGAAGACGCCGGCAAGTCTATGCATGACTCTGCACATGAAGGGTCTCTTTTGGATTTCAACAGAGCAGGTACTCCTCTCATCGAGATGGTTACAGAGCCAGAGATCAGTACTTCCGAAGAAGCAGGGAATTTGTTGACTGAAATCAGAAGGATAGTAAGATACCTCGGTGTAGGTGATGGCAACATGGAAGAAGGATCTCTCCGCTGTGACGCCAATATTTCACTCCGAAAGAAGGGAACCGAAACTTTGGGACAAAAAGTAGAAATCAAAAACATGAATTCTATAAGAAACGTCCAAAGAGCCATTCAACACGAAGTGCAAAGACAAAGCCACTTGCTAGATCAAGGCAAAAAAATAAAACAAGAAACCAGAGGGTTTGATGATGCTACAGGCAAAACCACCTCTCAAAGAACCAAAGAAGAAGCGAATGATTACCGCTACTTCCCTTGTCCAGACCTGCTGCCGATTACCGTACCTGAAAGCTATTTGGCTGAAATCAAGGCACTCATGCCCAAGCTCCCTGCGCAGCTAGCCAAAGAGCTGCAGACCAACTATGATCTCACAGAATACGACGCAGAGATAATCTCAGAGAATCAAGAAAGAGCCAATTACTTTTTCCACACGGCCAAGATTTGCAAGCACTACAAGCGCATTGCCAACTGGATGATTGGCCCAATCAAAAACTATCAATCGGAGCACAATTTGAGCAGTTCGGACTTTCCCATCACTGCAGAAAAGCTGCATCAATTGATAGAATTGGTCGAATCGGGAAAATTGAACTATTCCACTGCCTCGACCAGAGTATTTCTATCGATGATAGAAAATCCCAGCAAATCTGCGCATGAAGTTGCCAAAGAACTGTCTCTGTTTCAAGACAATGATGAATCTGGACTGCAAAAAATAGTGGATGAAGTATTAGCTGAAATGCCAGACAAAGTGAAGGCATTCAAAAATGGGAAAAAGGGACTTTTGGGACTATTCATGGGTGAAGTGATGAAAAGATCAAAAGGAAAAGCCAACCCTCAGATCACAACCAAATTGATCAACGAATCATTAAACAAGTAA
- a CDS encoding peroxiredoxin family protein: MKNTFLLIVCLAAMISCSKTKEGAVVTGNYENPIKDELVKVELIKHNELTVIDSFYLDTPGDFSLNIKLDEPSFVRLNFYNKHIVNMVLTNDDEVVLVKTDEDFNQPYRITGSQNTDYIYQLTNIKNNFEAQTQDLNAKFIEARNEGNMQALEDIKEEFLDMQNATNYEIKKAIWKMDNSISGLLATSFLDEENEFSFLDSLATKYNEQIPNSSYTQDLVERVNSMRNLAIGSVAPEINLPTPDGEPVKLSSFRGKYVLIDFWAAWCRPCRMENPNVVRMYNEYHDKGFDILSVSLDRDRAAWVDAIQKDNLTWTHVSDLKYFQSEAAAMYKINSIPATYLIGPDGTIIGKNLRGPSLEAKLKEIFGAI, translated from the coding sequence ATGAAAAATACATTCCTATTGATAGTATGCCTAGCTGCCATGATCTCATGCTCCAAAACTAAAGAAGGAGCTGTCGTTACTGGAAACTATGAAAACCCCATCAAAGATGAATTGGTCAAAGTAGAATTGATCAAGCACAACGAATTGACCGTTATTGATTCTTTTTATCTCGATACTCCTGGGGATTTCTCTCTCAATATCAAATTGGACGAACCCTCTTTCGTAAGACTCAATTTTTACAACAAGCACATTGTCAATATGGTATTGACCAATGACGATGAAGTAGTCTTGGTAAAAACAGACGAGGATTTCAACCAACCTTATCGCATCACAGGTTCGCAAAACACCGATTATATCTACCAACTCACCAATATCAAAAACAACTTTGAAGCACAAACACAAGACCTCAACGCCAAGTTTATAGAAGCAAGAAATGAAGGCAATATGCAAGCGCTGGAAGACATCAAAGAAGAATTTTTGGATATGCAAAATGCTACCAATTACGAAATCAAAAAGGCCATTTGGAAAATGGATAATTCTATTTCTGGTCTTTTAGCTACTTCATTTTTGGATGAAGAAAATGAATTTAGCTTTCTAGATAGTCTGGCGACCAAATACAACGAACAAATACCTAACTCTTCTTACACCCAAGATTTGGTAGAAAGAGTGAATAGCATGAGAAACCTGGCGATTGGCTCTGTAGCCCCAGAGATTAATCTACCCACACCAGATGGAGAACCCGTGAAATTAAGTTCTTTCAGAGGAAAGTATGTTTTAATTGATTTTTGGGCAGCTTGGTGCAGACCATGTCGCATGGAAAACCCTAACGTCGTGAGAATGTACAATGAGTACCATGACAAAGGGTTTGACATCCTGAGTGTATCTCTGGACAGAGACAGAGCAGCTTGGGTGGACGCCATCCAAAAAGACAACTTGACTTGGACGCATGTATCAGATTTGAAATATTTCCAGTCTGAGGCAGCTGCCATGTACAAAATCAATTCGATTCCTGCTACCTACCTAATCGGACCTGACGGCACCATCATTGGCAAGAATCTAAGAGGACCTTCATTAGAGGCTAAGTTAAAAGAGATTTTCGGGGCGATTTAA
- a CDS encoding acyl-CoA thioesterase, whose product MNNNQKTPKESQVTMTELVLPNDTNTFNNLMGGRLLYLMDIASAICSQRHSNSVVVTASVDNVSFSEPIALGEVVTLKAKVTRAFNSSMEVFISVTAENIPEGKIKQSNSAFYTFVAIDEHGKPRPIPEVVPETVEEIELYKGALRRRQLRLVLAGRMKPNEAHELKSIFFDE is encoded by the coding sequence ATGAATAACAACCAAAAGACACCTAAAGAATCACAGGTTACGATGACCGAATTGGTATTGCCCAACGATACGAATACGTTCAATAATTTGATGGGAGGCAGGTTGCTGTACCTCATGGATATCGCATCGGCTATATGTAGTCAGAGACATTCTAATAGTGTCGTAGTGACTGCATCTGTGGACAATGTCTCCTTCTCAGAACCCATTGCTTTGGGCGAGGTAGTTACCTTGAAAGCAAAGGTGACTCGGGCATTTAATTCTTCGATGGAGGTGTTTATCAGTGTGACTGCAGAAAATATCCCAGAAGGAAAAATCAAACAAAGCAACTCTGCTTTTTACACCTTTGTGGCAATTGATGAGCATGGAAAACCTCGTCCAATTCCAGAAGTTGTGCCAGAGACAGTTGAGGAGATAGAGTTGTACAAGGGCGCGTTGAGGCGTAGACAGTTGAGATTGGTTTTGGCAGGAAGAATGAAACCAAATGAAGCGCATGAACTTAAATCTATATTCTTCGATGAGTGA
- a CDS encoding protein-L-isoaspartate(D-aspartate) O-methyltransferase produces the protein MRRSLVRVLKDKGITNEKVLAAIGTVPRHVFFDEIFDSHAYQDKAFPIAEGQTISQPYTVAFQSDLLEITPGSKILEVGTGSGYQCCVLLELGAEVITIEYKEKLSLLARQTLGQMGYHAHFLVGDGSQGYPQLGPYDGIIVTAGAPIQAIDPLVKQLKVGGKLIIPVGDLQTQKMLRISKVSKTEIVREEYNNFSFVPLLGDNGWTN, from the coding sequence ATGCGTCGGTCTTTGGTGAGGGTACTCAAAGACAAAGGAATCACCAATGAGAAGGTTCTAGCGGCTATTGGGACGGTTCCGCGGCATGTATTCTTCGATGAAATATTTGATAGCCACGCATACCAAGACAAGGCATTTCCTATCGCGGAGGGACAGACCATTTCACAACCTTACACGGTGGCATTTCAAAGTGACTTGTTGGAGATCACGCCAGGATCTAAAATTTTAGAGGTGGGTACGGGTTCAGGCTACCAGTGTTGTGTACTCTTGGAATTAGGAGCAGAGGTCATTACGATTGAATACAAGGAAAAACTATCGCTGCTGGCTAGGCAAACATTAGGACAAATGGGCTACCATGCTCATTTCCTCGTAGGAGATGGTTCGCAAGGCTATCCTCAATTGGGACCTTATGATGGCATTATAGTGACTGCTGGAGCTCCTATACAGGCGATAGATCCGTTGGTGAAACAATTGAAGGTGGGAGGGAAGCTGATCATTCCAGTAGGAGATTTGCAAACGCAAAAAATGCTGAGAATTTCCAAGGTAAGCAAGACAGAAATAGTACGAGAGGAGTATAATAATTTTAGTTTTGTCCCGCTGCTCGGTGACAATGGCTGGACCAATTGA
- a CDS encoding riboflavin synthase: protein MFTGIIETLGEVVSIQQEGSNIHFTIKSPISSELKIDQSVAHNGVCLTVVALNNDTHTVTAVDETLKKTNLKQLKEGSRVNLERCMQANGRFDGHIVQGHVDQTAICTKREVLDGSWLFDFEYDERMGNITVEKGSICINGVSLTCFKSGKNNFSVTIIPYTMEHTDFEYLHIGDEVNLEFDIIGKYVSKLLNKN from the coding sequence ATGTTTACTGGTATCATAGAGACATTGGGTGAGGTGGTTTCCATCCAACAAGAAGGAAGCAATATTCACTTCACCATCAAAAGCCCCATCAGTTCTGAACTAAAAATAGATCAAAGCGTCGCGCACAATGGCGTCTGTCTGACCGTAGTAGCACTAAATAATGACACACACACAGTCACGGCGGTAGATGAAACACTGAAAAAGACCAATCTCAAACAGTTGAAAGAAGGGAGTCGCGTCAATCTAGAGCGCTGTATGCAAGCCAATGGTAGGTTTGACGGACATATCGTCCAAGGTCATGTAGATCAAACTGCCATCTGTACCAAAAGAGAAGTCTTGGACGGCAGTTGGCTGTTTGATTTCGAATATGATGAAAGAATGGGAAATATCACTGTAGAAAAAGGTTCTATCTGCATCAACGGTGTAAGTCTTACCTGCTTCAAATCAGGAAAAAACAACTTTTCTGTCACGATCATTCCATATACAATGGAGCATACAGACTTTGAATACCTACATATCGGCGATGAAGTGAACCTAGAGTTCGATATAATTGGAAAATATGTTTCTAAACTTTTAAATAAAAACTAA
- a CDS encoding LytR/AlgR family response regulator transcription factor, translating to MALKCMVVDDDELARLMIRKYVEKTDFLELTHELSSGIEASNILLQKDNPDVDIIFLDVEMPEMSGIELMESLTSDYQVIMITSAEKYAVRAFEKNATDYLVKPFSYGRFLKAAVKANETLENLRKKAETFHELYVKSDSRIYKIVLDEILFIEAMADYVIFNTVKGKHIVHHTMKGIEKKLPGSLFGRVHRSYIINFDKVEYFEDMNVVIKDKYIPVGVSYREKVFDRLNML from the coding sequence ATGGCATTGAAATGCATGGTAGTCGATGACGATGAGTTGGCAAGACTCATGATTCGAAAATATGTTGAAAAAACTGATTTTCTAGAGCTGACACATGAGCTGTCCAGCGGTATAGAAGCTTCCAATATTCTCTTACAAAAAGACAACCCAGATGTCGATATTATCTTCTTAGATGTAGAGATGCCCGAAATGTCTGGTATAGAACTGATGGAGTCCTTGACATCAGACTATCAAGTAATCATGATTACCTCTGCGGAGAAATACGCTGTGAGGGCTTTTGAAAAGAACGCTACAGACTACTTGGTCAAGCCGTTTAGCTACGGTCGCTTCCTCAAGGCGGCTGTCAAGGCCAACGAAACACTTGAGAACCTTAGGAAAAAGGCGGAGACCTTCCACGAGTTGTATGTCAAATCCGATTCTAGAATCTATAAAATTGTTTTAGATGAAATTCTGTTTATAGAAGCAATGGCGGATTATGTGATATTCAATACAGTCAAAGGAAAACACATCGTACATCACACGATGAAAGGGATCGAAAAGAAATTGCCTGGTAGTTTGTTTGGTAGAGTACACCGATCATACATCATCAACTTTGACAAAGTAGAATACTTTGAAGACATGAATGTCGTAATCAAAGACAAATACATCCCTGTTGGTGTTTCTTACAGAGAAAAAGTCTTTGATAGACTGAATATGCTCTAG